A region from the Simiduia sp. 21SJ11W-1 genome encodes:
- a CDS encoding DUF523 and DUF1722 domain-containing protein, which produces MAQGKLFKLGISACLVGQKVRFNAGHKRSAFCAETLAQQAELVPVCPEVAIGLPVPRQAIRLMHDGDQLRVVPSKGEPGDIDYGPALKEVGASYMAANPDLDGFVFMNDSPSCGPANVKTYRTNGYQADRKGVGFFAQAVKAANPLLPVEDAGRLNDAVIRENFMVRIGVYRAWRELNAQPLTAGRLIKFYSPYKYLLMAHSQVAYKQVGRLLANHERRPIAEVAERFITTFMDGLKVLADRKGHTNVLMHLLGYFKKHLDADDRQEVLSLIQSYRKGTVPLVTPVTLFKHHLRRLPNDYLQAQKYWQPHAPELGLRSAI; this is translated from the coding sequence ATGGCGCAAGGCAAGTTGTTTAAGTTGGGTATCAGTGCCTGTTTGGTGGGCCAAAAGGTGCGGTTTAATGCCGGCCACAAGCGCAGTGCCTTTTGCGCTGAAACCCTGGCTCAGCAGGCAGAGCTTGTGCCAGTTTGCCCAGAGGTGGCCATTGGCCTGCCAGTACCGCGCCAAGCCATTCGCCTGATGCACGATGGCGATCAACTGCGGGTGGTGCCCAGTAAAGGCGAACCGGGTGATATTGACTACGGCCCGGCGTTGAAAGAGGTGGGTGCGTCCTATATGGCCGCCAACCCGGACCTGGATGGCTTCGTATTCATGAATGATTCCCCCAGCTGCGGGCCTGCCAATGTAAAAACTTACCGCACCAATGGCTATCAGGCCGATCGAAAGGGCGTGGGTTTTTTTGCCCAGGCGGTGAAAGCGGCCAACCCGCTACTGCCCGTTGAAGATGCAGGCCGCCTGAATGACGCAGTCATTCGCGAGAACTTCATGGTGCGCATTGGCGTCTACCGCGCATGGCGCGAGTTGAACGCGCAACCTCTGACCGCCGGCCGGTTAATCAAATTTTACAGCCCCTATAAATATTTGTTGATGGCCCATTCTCAAGTGGCCTACAAGCAAGTGGGCCGGTTGCTGGCCAATCACGAGCGCCGCCCTATAGCCGAGGTGGCAGAGCGCTTTATTACCACCTTTATGGATGGCCTGAAGGTGCTCGCCGATCGCAAGGGCCACACCAATGTGCTGATGCATTTGTTGGGCTATTTTAAAAAGCATCTCGATGCAGACGACCGCCAAGAGGTACTCTCGCTGATTCAAAGTTATCGCAAGGGCACAGTGCCATTAGTGACACCGGTTACCTTGTTCAAACACCACTTGCGCAGGCTGCCCAACGATTATTTGCAGGCGCAAAAATACTGGCAGCCACACGCACCCGAGCTGGGTTTACGCAGCGCCATTTAA